The following DNA comes from Tunturibacter gelidoferens.
CGTTCTCCTGAGTTTTGCGGTGTATCCGTTGATTGGCAAAGCATTCTTTCCAAGGACCGATCCTGGTCAGTTCGTGGTGAATGTTAAGGTGCCTGCGGGTACGAGGATTGAGGTAACGGACGACTATATCTCAAAGATGGAGCAGGATATCCGAAAAGTTGTTTCGCCGGAAGACCTCAACATGATTGTCTCGAACATCGGGATCACTCCAGACCTTTCCGCAATCTACACCTCCAACTCTGGAATGCACACCGCCTTTATCCAAGTCAGCCTTAAGGAGGAGCACAAGACCGGAAGCTACCTTTACATGCAGAAGGTCCGCGAGAAGCTCAGGGAAGATTTTCCAGATGTCGCCACTTACCTCCAGGCCGGAGGCCTGGTCGATTCGGTTGTCAATCAGGGGAAACCTGCTCCCATAGATATTCAGATAGGTGGTACGAACCTGCAACAAGCCGATGATATCGCCAGGGCGACAGCGGCCAAGATAAGAAGATTCAATACGGTTAACGACGTTCTTATTCCCCAAGACCTCGACTATCCAGGCCTGGAGCTGAATATCAATCGAGAACGTGCAAGCCTTCTCGGGATAACCCCCAAAGATATTGTCGACAATGTCATTACAGCGCTGACGTCAGACGGCATGATTGCCCCGAGCTTTTGGGTCGATCCTAAGACGGGCAATAGCTATATGTTGACGGTTCAATACCCGGAGACACAGATCAAGACGCTGACCGACTTTCGGCAGATCCCGCTGCGATCGCCCAATGGCCTCAATACAACACCTCTGCAATCTGTGGCTGACATTACAGAAATTAATACGCCGACAGAGGTGGACCACTATCAGCTACGTCCCGTATTCGACATCTACGTCATGCCGAAGTCGGAAGATCTGAGCGAGGTGAACAAGCAAGTCGAATCAGTTGTCAGTCAGATGCAACTTCCGAATGGTGTGACGGTGAAGGTTCGCGGCACCGTACGCGATATGCAGCAATCCTTCTCCAGCTTCGGCATTGGATTGGTCCTGGCAGTAGTTCTTGTCTATTTGATTTTGATGGCGCAGTTTGCTTCATTCTCCGATCCGTTTATCATCCTGCTCGCCGTTCCACCTGGACTTTCGGGTGCGTTGGTCTTCCTTTTCGTTACGGGCTCAACCTTGAACGTAATGTCATTGATGGGGCTTGTGATGACGGCGGGCATTGCCGTTTCGAACAGTATTCTGATTGTCGAGTTCACCGGTACGCTGCGCAAGGAGGGTCGGGATCTCAAGACGGCACTCATTGAATCCTGCAAAGCGCGTCTTCGGCCAATTTTGATGACGAGTTTGGCGACGATTCTTGGTCTCATTCCGATGGCATTGGCATTGGAACCGGGCAGTGAGCAATATGCTCCCCTTGCCCGAGCCATCTTGGGCGGCCTGACAATCTCGGTCATCGTCACGATCTTCCTGGTACCGGCAGCGTATCTGCTGATTCATCGCAAGGAAGAGCAAACCACTGTAGCAGGGGAGGCTTAATGTCTTCCTTTGCTATTAAATACCCGTTCTTCATTCTCATGATGTGTCTCTTCGTGGTGGTTGTCGGTGTAACCACAGTCTCGAATATGCCGGTTGACCTCTTTCCCGAGGTCAACATTCCGGTGGTAGTAGTAGCGACCTTCTACGCCGGAATGCCGCCGCAACAGATTGAATCGGATATTACGAATAGCTATGAACGGTTCTTTACGCTTGGCAGCGGGATCGACCATATTGAATCCCGTTCTTTGCCCGGTGTCAGTCTCATCAAGATCTACTTCCAACCCGGCACAGACGGTAATGCTGCAGTCAGTAACATCTCGAATCTTGCAATGGCGAATCTCCGTCGGTTACCGCCTGGCACGCTGCCTCCAGTTGTTCTGAAATTTGACGCGGCCAACCTTCCTGTTTGCCTCATTACGCTGAAGGGAGAGGGTCTGAACGAGACACAGCTGAAGGACCTCGCGCAATTCACGGTCCGCAACCAGGTTGCGAACGTTCCCGGTGCATCCGTTCCGCAACCCTATGGCGGACGCTACCGGCAGATCATGGTCTACGTCGATCCGGTAAAACTTGAAGCTCACCAAATGAGCGTTATGGATGTGGTGGATTCTCTCAATACGTCGAACCTCATACTTCCAGCGGGCGATGTTCGCATCGGGATGAAAGATTACAACATCTATGCAAACAGCCAGATCCCTGTGGTCGACCGGATCAACGATCTTCCTTTGAAGACTGTCGGAAATGCTTCCGTGAAGATCGCGGATATTGGTGAGGCGAAAGACGGGGGGCAACTCCAGACCAACATCGTCCGCGTCGACGGGCAGCACTCCGTCTATATCCCTGTACTCAAGCAGGGCGGCAACTCCAACACGATCACAATCGTAAATGGTGTCAAAAAGGCTGTTTCCAACCTCCTCGACATTCCCACTGTGCTCAAAACGGATGTCGTTTTTGATCAATCTGTCTTCGTCAAAATCGCGGTGAAGAATGTGATCAATGAAGGAACCATCGGGCTCTGTCTAACCGCACTGATGATTTTTTTGTTTCTGGGCAACTTACGGGCCACCATTGCTGTGTTGATCTCGATTCCCGTGTCATGTCTTGCAACTTTCCTTGGTCTCAACCTTGGAGGCAGCTCGATTAACACAATGGTTTTGGGCGGCCTTGCCTTGGCGCTATCCCGCTTGATCGACAACTCCGTTGTGGTTCTTGAAAACATCTTCCGGCATATGGAGATGGGCGAATCGCCAACTGAAGCAGCAGTCAAGGGTGGCAAAGAGGTCCAGCTTGCTGTTT
Coding sequences within:
- a CDS encoding efflux RND transporter permease subunit, with amino-acid sequence MSSFAIKYPFFILMMCLFVVVVGVTTVSNMPVDLFPEVNIPVVVVATFYAGMPPQQIESDITNSYERFFTLGSGIDHIESRSLPGVSLIKIYFQPGTDGNAAVSNISNLAMANLRRLPPGTLPPVVLKFDAANLPVCLITLKGEGLNETQLKDLAQFTVRNQVANVPGASVPQPYGGRYRQIMVYVDPVKLEAHQMSVMDVVDSLNTSNLILPAGDVRIGMKDYNIYANSQIPVVDRINDLPLKTVGNASVKIADIGEAKDGGQLQTNIVRVDGQHSVYIPVLKQGGNSNTITIVNGVKKAVSNLLDIPTVLKTDVVFDQSVFVKIAVKNVINEGTIGLCLTALMIFLFLGNLRATIAVLISIPVSCLATFLGLNLGGSSINTMVLGGLALALSRLIDNSVVVLENIFRHMEMGESPTEAAVKGGKEVQLAVLAATFSTCIVFFPVVLLFGVSKYLFTALALAVVLALFASYLVAMTVVPLFCAKFITVDPAHMQHGSSTVEEGLECSIHTKRKIQVFRVVIDNFNLGFHKLQTRYEKAIAICLDRPVLVVLVFSLFVICSFALYPFLGKAFFPRTDPGQFVVNVKVPAGTRIEVTDDYIAKMEQDIRTVVSPEDLNMIVSNIGITPDLSAIYTSNSGMHTAFIQVSLKEDHKTGSYAYMQKVREKLTADFPDVATYFQAGGLVDSV